The following coding sequences are from one Triticum aestivum cultivar Chinese Spring chromosome 5A, IWGSC CS RefSeq v2.1, whole genome shotgun sequence window:
- the LOC606310 gene encoding histone H1-like → MSTDVVADVPAPEVAAAADPVVETTAEPAAGDAKPAKETKAKAAKAKKPSAPRKPRAAPAHPTYAEMVSEAITALKERTGSSPYAIAKFVEDKHKAHLPANFRKILSVQLKKLVASGKLTKVKASYKLSAAAAKPKPAAKKKPAAKKKAPAKKTATKTKAKAPAKKTATKTKAKAPAKKSAAKPKAKAPAKTKAAAKPKAAAKPKAKAPAKTKAAAKPKAAAKPKGRPAKAAKTSAKDAPGKKAPAAAAPKKPAARKPPTKRSTPVKKAAPAKKAAPAKKAPAAKKAKK, encoded by the exons ATGTCGACTGACGTGGTCGCCGATGTCCCGGCCCCTGAGGTGGCGGCGGCCGCCGACCCCGTCGTGGAGACCACGGCAGAGCCCGCCGCCGGCGACGCGAAGCCGGCCAAGGAGACCAAGGCCAAGGCGGCCAAGGCCAAGAAGCCCTCCGCCCCGAGGAAGCCCCGCGCCGCCCCCGCCCACCCGACCTACGCTGAG ATGGTGTCGGAGGCCATCACCGCCCTGAAGGAGCGGACGGGGTCGAGCCCGTACGCCATCGCCAAGTTCGTCGAGGACAAGCACAAGGCGCACCTCCCGGCCAACTTCCGTAAGATCCTGTCGGTGCAGCTCAAGAAGCTGGTCGCCTCCGGCAAGCTGACCAAGGTCAAGGCCTCCTACAAGCTGTCTGCCGCCGCGGCCAAGCCCAAGCCGGCGGCCAAGAAGAAGCCCGCGGCCAAGAAGAAGGCGCCAGCCAAGAAGACCGCTACCAAGACCAAGGCCAAGGCGCCAGCCAAGAAGACCGCTACCAAGACCAAGGCCAAGGCGCCCGCCAAGAAGTCCGCCGCcaagcccaaggccaaggccccAGCCAAGACCAAGGCCGCGGCGAAGCCCAAGGCGGCCGCcaagcccaaggccaaggccccCGCCAAGACCAAGGCCGCGGCGAAGCCCAAGGCAGCCGCCAAGCCCAAGGGCCGCCCCGCCAAGGCTGCCAAGACCTCGGCCAAGGACGCGCCAGGGAAGAAGGCGCCGGCCGCCGCGGCGCCCAAGAAGCCCGCCGCCAGGAAGCCGCCCACCAAGAGATCCACGCCGGTGAAGAAGGCCGCGCCCGCCAAGAAGGCCGCGCCGGCGAAGAAGGCccccgccgccaagaaggccaagaagtAG